A genome region from Sceloporus undulatus isolate JIND9_A2432 ecotype Alabama chromosome 1, SceUnd_v1.1, whole genome shotgun sequence includes the following:
- the MAP10 gene encoding microtubule-associated protein 10: MESGESLFSLELLVESARVEPRLLPAPSPSGGAFRPAVALRLLDFPTLVVRAPQAASLSSSPPQAPGPTLPFGRGKSCLFRLRPEALRGLLRRSPLLALLLALPPAQGPARLLGSCSVSLADAAEELLLLGSGPRGRRGHFPLLDLTGETVGELGLSYRLSNLGVCLMGHLGDGAAPGRPLRTEHRQEEQGPQRQAGPLGLGLASKGRLGLELIPEGDEEQDLSPEPLSLASRSSKESLTYGHRETPSYGHKEMPNNGHKEMPTYGCNEMPVYGRKEMPAYGRKEMPAYDHKEMPAYGCNEMPAYDHKEMPDYGRKEMPAYGCKEMPNYSHKESPSYSRKESPSYSHKEPPSNSPIDELLGEVDTDVEFEANIFCPPPMYYSCPPENPRPRPNSAASVIVAVSAAQESFSDEVVAVPPAVPLVKEEPTSCSQEVTSLSQTYGTPEQLRQTLSQLPLLNALLMELSLLNNPSLQPQPSSVHPQLAWLYQNAEGAKTAPSPCAKSVCPCCEEKKGTHRKDRGRSASPKLKRNRPDHSKCISPSFQHSPVVKGKASTKMVYAERIGSPEKSNAKENSPPRRKLTYGLTNTLKLRLQRSNPVMLKVHEKREHRRKKHGEVLVEKKGKTSAKGKPLHGSPLLHGSPEPHPKSSGHFDEKSIPDEKTQINENVETLIQSNVDQDCPTTKKSAAVVVKNSDDEKQKDSSEMNGSSYKEKSLKVHLPRVFLQDAETLENKIDMEVAKYVEHNDDDISMICNDSQSNHELKNSDDLLANSDNTAYSEDFTNADSTGPSLESQESSPGPLMENQDESHSAEDSDSKISGRNLSAECISPPLPVPSAASPVHFRKKTFDRKSNAEKTGVVFNKLADDSPPPGTLQEEVSDQHMMEERSKDIQTLENKGMCSDMNHNIAKCQSLEKSSSLRTSQVSSYLPSNVSDFDLSGLEESNSSEKEKEDDFAMLDITNQCRHISELVVNKLPGYTM, translated from the coding sequence ATGGAAAGCGGCGAGAGCCTTTTCTCGCTGGAGCTGCTGGTGGAGTCTGCGCGGGTGGAGCCGCGGCTGCTCCCGGCGCCTTCCCCGTCCGGAGGGGCCTTCCGCCCGGCGGTGGCGCTGCGCCTGCTCGACTTCCCGACGCTGGTGGTGCGGGCGCCTCAGGCGGCGTCGCTGTCCTCGTCGCCGCCTCAGGCGCCGGGCCCCACGCTGCCCTTCGGCCGGGGCAAGTCCTGCCTCTTCCGGCTGCGGCCCGAGGCGCTGCGGGGGCTGCTGAGGCGCTCGCCGCTGCTGGCGCTGCTGCTGGCGCTGCCTCCGGCCCAGGGCCCCgcccgcctcctgggctcctgcAGCGTCTCCCTGGCCGACGCCGCCGAGGAGCTGCTGCTCTTGGGCTCCGGGCCCCGCGGGCGCAGGGGACACTTCCCGCTCCTGGACCTCACGGGGGAGACCGTGGGCGAGCTGGGCCTCAGCTACCGCCTCAGCAACCTGGGGGTCTGCCTCATGGGGCACCTGGGGGACGGGGCCGCCCCGGGGAGGCCTCTCCGCACGGAGCACCGCCAGGAGGAGCAAGGGCCACAGCGCCAGGCCGGGCCCCTCGGCCTGGGCCTCGCCTCCAAGGGGCGCCTCGGCCTGGAGCTCATCCCGGAGGGGGACGAGGAGCAGGACCTCAGCCCCGAGCCCCTGAGcctggcctccaggagcagcaaagAGTCACTCACCTATGGCCACAGAGAGACCCCAAGCTATGGCCACAAAGAGATGCCAAACAATGGCCACAAAGAGATGCCAACCTATGGCTGCAATGAGATGCCAGTTTATGGCCGCAAAGAGATGCCAGCCTATGGCCGCAAAGAGATGCCAGCCTATGACCACAAAGAGATGCCAGCCTATGGCTGCAATGAGATGCCAGCCTATGACCACAAAGAGATGCCAGACTATGGCCGCAAAGAGATGCCAGCCTATGGCTGCAAAGAGATGCCAAACTACAGCCACAAAGAGTCGCCCTCCTACAGCCGCAAAGAGTCACCTTCCTATAGTCACAAGGAGCCGCCCTCCAACAGCCCTATAGATGAACTCCTGGGGGAGGTAGATACAGATGTGGAGTTCGAGGCCAACATTTTTTGTCCCCCACCCATGTACTATAGCTGCCCGCCTGAAAACCCGCGCCCCAGGCCTAACTCGGCCGCCTCAGTGATAGTGGCTGTGTCTGCAGCTCAGGAATCGTTTTCGGATGAAGTAGTGGCAGTCCCTCCTGCGGTGCCACTTGTTAAAGAGGAGCCTACAAGTTGCAGCCAGGAGGTGACCTCCTTGTCGCAAACCTATGGCACCCCGGAGCAGCTCAGACAGACCTTGAGCCAACTGCCGCTGCTCAACGCTTTGTTGATGGAGCTGTCCCTATTGAACAACCCATCCCTGCAGCCGCAGCCTTCTTCCGTACACCCGCAGTTAGCGTGGCTGTACCAAAATGCAGAAGGTGCGAAAACAGCACCATCCCCTTGTGCCAAGAGCGTGTGCCCCTGCTGTGAGGAGAAGAAAGGCACTCATCGCAAAGATAGAGGAAGGTCGGCTAGTCCCAAGTTAAAAAGAAATCGTCCAGATCATTCAAAGTGTATTTCTCCCTCTTTCCAACATTCACCTGTTGTGAAGGGGAAAGCATCCACAAAAATGGTGTATGCTGAAAGAATTGGCAGCCCTGAGAAAAGTAATGCCAAGGAAAACTCTCCCCCTAGAAGAAAGCTTACTTATGGGCTTACAAATACACTGAAGCTCCGTCTGCAGCGGTCCAATCCAGTTATGTTGAAGGTTCACGAAAAAAGGGAACATCGTAGAAAAAAACATGGAGAGGTATTAgttgaaaagaaagggaaaacttCGGCCAAAGGGAAACCACTCCATGGCTCTCCATTACTACATGGCTCTCCTGAGCCTCATCCAAAGTCTTCTGGGCACTTTGATGAAAAAAGCATCCCTGATGAAAAGACTCAAATTAATGAAAATGTTGAGACTTTAATCCAAAGTAATGTTGACCAAGATTGCCCTACCACCAAGAAAAGTGCAGCTGTTGTTGTGAAGAACAGTGATGATGAAAAACAAAAGGACTCCTCTGAAATGAATGGCTCTTCTTATAAAGAAAAGAGTTTGAAAGTCCATCTGCCAAGAGTCTTTTTACAAGATGCTGAAACActtgaaaataaaattgatatGGAAGTGGCAAAGTATGTAGAGcacaatgatgatgatatttcaATGATATGTAATGATAGCCAAAGTAACCATGAACTTAAAAATTCAGATGATTTGCTGGCTAACTCTGACAATACTGCCTATTCAGAAGATTTCACCAATGCTGACAGTACAGGCCCAAGCTTGGAATCTCAAGAGAGCAGTCCTGGCCCTTTAATGGAAAACCAAGATGAAAGTCACTCTGCTGAGGACTCAGattctaaaatatctggaagaaatCTCAGTGCTGAATGTATTTCACCGCCTCTTCCAGTACCTTCTGCTGCATCTCCTGTCCACTTTCGTAAAAAGACCTTTGATAGAAAATCTAATGCAGAAAAAACAGGTGTTGTTTTCAACAAGCTTGCTGATGACTCTCCTCCTCCAGGAACTTTACAAGAAGAAGTTTCAGATCAACACATGATGGAGGAAAGGAGCAAAGATATACAGACCTTGGAGAATAAAGGAATGTGCTCTGACATGAACCATAATATAGCAAAATGTCAATCTCTGGAAAAGAGTAGCTCACTAAGAACATCTCAAGTTAGCTCTTACTTGCCTTCCAATGTGTCTGACTTTGATCTTAGTGGGTTAGAAGAAAGTAATTCAtcggaaaaagaaaaagaggatgacTTTGCAATGTTGGATATTACTAATCAGTGTAGGCACATCAGTGAACTAGTAGTAAATAAACTCCCAGGATACACAATGTAG